ATTTCCCTTGAAATAgctgtttttcaataatttatttaataattcaTTACCTTTAcactcatttaaaaaaagaataaaggaaaataaattttagcattttattgtAATCTAATtcaatatattgatatattttgaaatcaaatttaaataaaattgtagaTAATAATGTACAAATATAGTCAtgttatacatgttttaaaatagtGACATATTACTTTTTAACATGGTTATTGATGCTCCACTAGTGGCACCCGTTAGTACTGCATTAGCTCAAATGCGTACTTTATCTTTGTACGAAGTAGGTGTTGTGAAATGCCTATtcaaatttacaatatatatatatcatctgtGTTAAAATAACAGCAGTTAGTTGTTGCTTTCGGAGTTTCCAAAAACCTTAATTGGCTATTGGCTAAGTAACCTGTTTAATAACTATTGGCTGTTAGATATCATGATTGTTAAATAAACGAAAAGGGCTCTGTATTAATCAGGTTTGCTCAAAGGAAGACTTTTCACTTAAAATATTAGGTTCATAAACTCAAGAAACTACAAATTACAAGGATTAACTTATTTTTGTGGATTTGGGAAAAATTGTAGTTTTGCTAAAACCAAAGGAAGTTGTACTTTGTAGAACTTTTAGATTTGTAGTTTCAAAAGAAtctatgaaaattggtatcccatgaataataatgaatcaactCTTTGTAGCACAGTTGATCCTGTCTTGTGtcttaaatttgatattttagttTTACCTTTAAATCATACTTAGtcgtttttctttttcctttcttTTACATGGtactataaattatttttaaaaaaaagtgaacaaTTGAACGGTTATCACATGTAAAAGGAAAGATAAGAAATATGTCTGGTGTACGAAAATATCTTCTTTCAAATTGATCcccaaaatactttttttttcataaattaaggAAGAAAGTAAGCCACTTCTGGTTTAATTATTAGAAAAggtaaaaaaacatcaaattaagATTCTTTATTTTCTAATCACAGGGCACTCTTGGgcattacaaaattttaacacaatcATTCACACTTTCACACCAGTCTTTCTAGTTAAACTCAATCTGATGACATATAAGTATAAATATATGATAGTACTTGTGAAGTGAGATACAAGTTTATTGTCACCCTACTGTAGCCCCATTATTAAATTTACAATAGTGGGCATGGCCTGTTTGTAGCTTGGGGTACTGACCCTCTGTTTGTAGAGCACAGATTGGGAGCattacttgtacatgtattttattgtaacactcgaattatctccccttaaaactgttgtacatgtatttcataatgtttaaaaagatatataaatttaATCTGTATTCCAACATTTGTCcaaaatttgaataattatttttaaatttgtacttTTCATTTGTATGCAGTATTGATAAATAGTGAATTAGatactaaaattaaattttgttaaaaatttaaataccaAATATTTGATTCAGTATTGTGGATAGTCTATACATTCCTTCTACTTTACACATTTACTATGCATGCGTCACCCGTCATAGTGTTGCATTGAGCACACTATACATCTTTGACAATAAAAGGTGTAATGTTATAcctctttaaaaataaaaagtaggtCAAGAATATGTATGTATAAATCTTATGTAGATGactaaatttcaaaaattttaaaaagacttCAGAGTTCTATGCAACATTTTATTATTCTTGCCCTCAGacgtatatttatatatattgtatattgaaATCTTGTTTTGTGAGCTAAAGGTGTCAAGGGTGCTAAAAAAATCACTTATGTTGTCCATAtgatttgtttgaatatatacTAGATCAGCTTGTCCTTATTATCAGATATGCTGCTGTTGATGTCTTGCTGCGTCTTTATTCAGAAGATGGTTATAACTAAAACTTACCTTTTAAATGAACCAGTtctaacttttatatttttcatggtACAGTGTACATGATCTCAAATctataaatgttaaattttccaacacttttttaattaaaattaatatattaattttattttattttaggattTGGGAACAGCATGTGGTTCAAAGAGACAGACTTGTATGGTGATGATTAAACCAAATGATGAGTACCGACAATTGTATGATGAATGTTATGGACAAGTGAAAGAACTCCCACTTCCCATTGGATGAACGATAACAAACTTTAACCGGTTTTAATGAAgaaagatttcaaaattttgatagaCAACCTAATTTGCAGTGCAATACCATTAGGAATAATGATGGACTGTTATATGAATAATACagatttaaaaaattgaaatcaagtGTTTAATAAAAGATCTGTAACTTGCAAATTTATGTACTGTTTTGAGAAATAGTTGTTTTTATGACATTAATAGGAATCAATGAACATTTGTtacatttatgattatttttgtttgataataAACGTAAGATATGAGATGCAGACTTTCAGTTTCAACCCAAAGTCATTATGCCCATTTGTATATATGAATGAAAGGCGATGTAAGGTATAGGTCAATGTGACAgcatcacaacaacaaaaatatcaaaaaagacTTCTAgagggaaacagacattcttcaacaatagacatgcAACATTATCAAAGCAAATTATATTTcatacaatattttcatttaccaatgaaccatgaaagcATGGCTaaggtcagataaaccctgcaagacaaacatgtacaccttacaatcattccatacaccaaatgtacACGAtttgctgatagtatctgagaaacaaacTGAAACAATAGGTTAATAAGGCAATAACGTTCATAAGTTGCTGTCTGACAATTTCGTGTAGATCTTTTCCACCTGGTGATTTcgaccattaaaaaaaaaatttactccTGGCATCTACTGTAGTTTCCACAAACACACAAAATAGTCAGTCAAGGCTTACAACTATAAGGAGTCAACTGACAATATCCATCATATTGACTTTTGCAATATACAGTTTCTATCCACTATAATTTCcacaaaaataggtaaaaattgtcTTTCAATGTGTATAACTCCCTTAAAGTTGTGGACTTGAAATGAAATTGTATCTGTCCAAAGTCGGGGGCCTGTAGTTCAATGGTTGTCaatatacccccgctttaaaaaagttGGGGTATACTGATTTACCTCTGTCTGTTCTTCCATTTGTtagtcccatgaatattttcattgcatttttctcaggaactacttgGCAAGAATTTCTGAAACcatggtttcagggtttatatataagtcagttataccaatgtgatgggttttcagattcatcactcaacaacttcctgtttactgaacacttgtatcattttacacataatagccaagttgaaaacttttgtcacatttttctcaggaactacattacaaggatttctgaaatttggtttcagggtttatataggTCAGATAAACTGAGTGatacattttcagattcatcaaatATTTCGGGggaggggtatcatcagtgagcagtagctcagtTTTACTTGTTTATTGctgtgtcacatatttgtttttcacataTTCACTATTTTGTACATGAATTGGGCGGtcagttttctggtttgaattgttgtatatttatcatttcaagggccttttatagctgacactTCAGTATTGGCTTTGTTTGTTTAAGGCCTTACAATGACAtaaagttattaatttctgtgtcattttgattcttgtagagagttgtttcattggcaatcttatACAATGTATGTCGATTTGGTAGATCATGCTGGTCATTTTTGCAATAGACCGTCACTATCTGCAATAGTTTCCACCAAAAACCACAAATGTGgttaataatttattaattggttaagaaatgacaaaaatgttggtcaagctttatatatttatgattttcGTTTTTGTCATCCAGGAGTTCTGGTCCTTGATAGATTGGAAAACATGGAAAATTAGCAGAGAATGTGGTGGGTCAAAAAAGACTAAAAGTGCCTCCAAACTTAGAAAACCCACATTTGCTGTCAATTTGTCATGtgtttatttccataaaaattggtacccacaaattaaatgaatccacagaaagGGAAATAGTATGAGATGGGCACAATATTTGCACATGTTGTACATGATATGACAGTGCATACAATCAACTTGGAGAAGTTTTcataactttcttaagaaaacataaaatacaaaaattgtcACATCCtttaataaataaacatgtatgcaGTTTAGAGATCATATCAGCTGTCTAATAATTTCAATTGGATTCAATTCAAAAACATacttataaacatataaaatatttttaaagatagcaagatttatatgataaaaattcagaaaattataattttattagaaaaatcaGTTGAGCAAAAAATGAATGTGTCAAACTGTTTTAAATAACACTTCAAAAAGTCCAACCATTAAAAAAAGTCCAATAAATCATGAGTTataccactgaatggaatgactGTTTTATTCAATTATGAGGTTCATTTTTTAagcttttatttcattttacattaaCAATTTGTTAGACAATTCTTTCACAATCTTTATGCATTTGCagaattttaaatgttgaatgaCTGTACATGCTATGTGTGATTAAAATAAATCCTCTTTCATAAGTTGTAGTTTAAAGGAAGATAACAAATTCAGTAAAACAAAATCTTGGCAAGACAAGTTAAAAGGTGAGAATTGAGTCACAAACATGTCCTGATTTATTTATTACtgaaatgttgtttttatatgtaaatttaGAAGCTATTTATTAGTTTTAGCTTGAACTGAGgttcaatttttaatttatatcatgATTAGAGTTCAAAGTTCCAGACTTTCTTGTCTAGATTTTCTAAACCTTCCCATATCTTTTCATCACAAGTCCcagtaagttttttttattttaacttagcATGATTCATATTAAGATTCAAATCAGACTTTCCATGTAAAATTATTATAGGTCATCTCAGAATGTTAAAAGATCATTTCTACATTTTAATTCTGCAAAAAGTTCAAATTGTACTTCTCCTCTTATGTAATAAACTATTGTTCCTAAATGGTCAATGACTGAAAGGaataacatatctgtttttcgccccggaaactttgttataaacaatgccaTTAATgtatctgttgaaaaaaaaattctataccCTTTATTCTGTTTCAATAGGAAAGATGCTGTAATACTTGTTCCAGTGAAGGAATATTTCTTATATCTTTAACTATTATGAGGGAAACtctttttcaaattaaactaaatttggtCTCAATCATTATTGAAGTATCTaatactatttattatgattttaaccttattttatatgatttccaAAACCACAGCAGAtacaggtgagcaacacaggctcttgagagcctctagttttctatTGCAAATCATAATAACAAGTATTTTGATAGTATGCACATTTTCCCCATGATCATGAATTGTATCCATGAATCAAATAAAGTGAATTTCATATACTTCAATAAACAACATTGTCTTTTAACCATTTATCCGGAAACTTCTGACATAAGTTTGATTTGGACCTCACTATTGTCTGGATTAAGATTAATCAGTCTATTACTAGACTCAGCCAGATCTGATATTGACACACGGCCATGTTGTTTAATATATTTAGCCACAGATTCAAGTTCCTccattgttatataaataaattttccTCTGTCATCAATAACTCCAGTTAAACGTCCTTCGTCTTGTAATTCCTGAACTCGATTGATTGCATCCTATAATTAAAAATCTCCAATATAGactttatatcatatttgtttttcttcattgttttgtacataaatcattaGTTTTCTCAATAGTATGTTTTGCATTCGTTATTTCTTGCCTTTAATAGCTTGCTATTGTGTATGGGTTTcgctctttgttgaaggctgtatattgacctatagttattaactTCTTTGTCATTTGATATCTGGtgtagaattgtctcattggcaatcctaccataTCTTATTTTTAAGTTTACATGCTACAGACATGCTTTTTAAACCATCTGTTATCTGTTGTTGCTTGTCTTTGTGTGTAAGTCTGGGTTTTATTTTGTAGAGTCAAATGTTGGTGGTTGGTATGGGTTGgtgtaatgaaaatattttttggaaatttattttagaCCGGAAGGAGGGGACTGTCAGATGCACAGACatacagacagacggacagatgcAAGGTATTGCCATGTCCCTTGCAAGGTGTATGCAAGGGACAATACAACTGATATCTGAAAATTATCCAAAGTCTAAAAAAAGTTGTTCAAGAGCCATTcaagtcaaataaaattattttttgttcttcaGTTTACTTAcctgtgttttaattttaaagtgAGAGGCTAAATCTTCAAGCATGATAACTTTCATTTCCTagaagaaaacaatttaaaaccatattttacatgaaaaaattaaatatgatatatacaatgTTCTACTAGATAATTAGCTGCGGAACcatagctcttaggtccttagaaatgtttttttttactatttgctgACCATAGTCTATAGTCCCCAAACAGTCaataaataacataaggacctaagagctactgTTCCGCAGCAATGAGTTAATGAGCCTTATGTTATCACAAATATCATTTTGACATTGGTTGCAAAACTTCTCTGGACATCCTAATAGAAAACCATAGTGCATGAACAAATTCCATAATTATATATACTACTAGACTTATAAACCTCATGCTATTGCAAAAAGCACACCAATAtgtatagaaataaaaagatactGGTTAAAGTTCAAACATGCTATAAAGGCTGTATACTCATAACTTGAGgcttttagtgtaaattcactaTTGAGAAAGAAAACAGCTGATGTTTTGTCATTGTCAACTTGCATCATTGTTACGAAAAAACTAGTTGCTCTCAACTCTTTTCCTGAAAAAGTGCTTGAACCAAGTTGGGGATATGTATATCATTTATAGTTAAACTTAACTTTGCTAATACAAACTGAAATAATTGAGGTTGTTACTGACTATATAGTTGACCTTAGatgtttttggctattattttTATGTCCTTTTATAGGTCATATAGCTCTTTTACTATTTTCATCTTTATTCATCTTTGGGTTTCAAATATTCAGCTTTAAGCATTCCTcatgaaggtaaatctagaaaattGCTTTGGATACatacaatttataaagtgttgttttaatattttataaaaaaagttttaacccCGGTACACATGATGAAAAACAAATGATACTTCTTACCTTTATATAATCTATAAATTCTTGTAACAGAGATTGtgactgaaaaataataaatgtcaTACATATTAAATATCAAAGCAGaagtttatatattgtttttataaatatgactCAAAAATGCTAGAAATATACAGTCTTCTATTTTTATAGATGTAACATGATAGATAAGAAAATGAGTTGCCtcctcattaagaaaaaaattggtGTCAAGCTTAATATTTGTATAGATAGAGTGATTTAGGTGATTGCTTTTTGTCTTCTTTGTTTGATATCTCATCGACACATACTTAAGATCTTTCATTCATAATTACTGCATTAACGTGACTGTTCTCTTGAAATGAGGAATGCTATATTTTAAAGTTGTTGAAAAAATGCATTTACATTTTACTATCACGTTATAATAGTTTCATAGAAACAATCTCTTTGTTAAATTGTCATCCttaaatttgaccatttttctatttcaaatttttaattggATATTAATTTCACCTGAATGGTGTACTCTGAATTTaataaaaaccagatgctccgcagggcgtagctttatacgaccgcagaggttgaaccctgaacggttagggcaagtatggacacaacattcaagctggattcagctctaaatttggattgtgattaaatagttgacacagcataggtttctgacacagaatgaatgtgttctaatgaacttaaaatttttgtttctcttagagcaattcactatgctgttgaatattaatcctctcaaaaaaatgtttgaagaaattttcttttttatttatgaaatttcaaatgagaaaaattgaacccaatttttttaatcacatccccctttcccttattccaaaactaatctcaattaaaatttctaatggagtttgcaacaataactactcatttaaatacatcataaaatattaagatgtaaaaaaactgcttgttatcactgaatggtaaagattattttaatttatcagttggtagtaaaaagtgaatatacattgtatattgtatataacaaagatttaagttgattctggacaaagaaagataactccaattaaaaaaaaatcttgctattgcacaatattttgcaattagatatttcttgcttactattctggacaaagaaagataactctaattaaaaaaaaatttgatatttcacaatattgtgcaattagatatttcttgccattgcgcaatactgtgcaattgaaaagacttgctattgcacaatacttaatataataattttagatcctgatttggaccaacttgaaaactgggcccataataaaaaatctaagtacatttttggattcagcatatcaaagaacttcaagatttcaatttttgttaaaatcagactaagtttaattttggaccctttggactttagtgtagaccaatttgaaaacaggaccaaaaatgaagaatctacatacacagttagatttggtatatcaaagaatttttgatgaaatcaaacaaagtttaattttggacccagatttggaccaacttgaaaactgggccaataatcaagaatctaagtacatttttagattcagcatatcaaagaacctaactgattcattttttgtcaaaatcaaactaagtttaattttggaccctttggaccttaatgtagaccaatttgaaaacgggaccaaaagttaagaatctacatacacagtcatgacagttagattcagcatatcaaagaaccccaattattcaattttgatgaaatcaaacaaaagtttaattttggaccctttgggccccttattatgttgggaccaaaactcccaaaatcaaacccaacctttcttttatggtcataaaccttgtgtttaaatttcatagatttctatttacttatactaacgttatggtgcgaaaaccaagaaaaatgcttatttgggtccctttttggcccctaattcctaaactgttgagacctaaactcccaaaatcaataccaaccttccttttgtagtcattaacattgtgtttaaatttcattgatttctatttacttaaactaatgttattgtgcgaaaaccaagaataatgcttatttgggcccttttttggcccctaattcctaaactgttgagaccaaaactcccaaaatcaatcccaaccgttcttttgtggtcataaaccttgtgtcaaaatttcatagatttctattaacttaaactaaagttatagtgcgaaaaccaagaaaatgcttatttgggccctttttggcccctaattcctaaaatgttgggaccaaaactcccaaaatcaataccaaccttccttttgtggtcataaaccttgtgttaaaatttcatagatttccattcacttttactaaagtaagagtgcgaaaactaaaagtattcggacgccggacgacgacgacgacgacgacgacgacgacgacgacgccgacgccaacgtgatagcaatatacgacgaaaattttttcaaaatttgcggtcgtataaaaaccaacaactagatgatttaaacatttttctaaGCAGATTTGGTAAAGTATGAGTCTTCAGAAGATTGTCACCAGCTGTTTCGAAACAATATATGCAGGTAAGGCAAAATTTATGTTTTGGTTTAGTAAGCCTAAAGAATCTCCCAGATCAAAACTCAAAATAGAAGGTGCATAACAGCATATTCTGTATAAGAATACATACAATTTTGGTTTTAAAGAGTTTAATAGAGATTAACAAAGTTTGACATGGACATCCATGCTAACAATTACTCAAGGTGAAAAAGTGTTTCCTCGTGTTGCTATAGTTTCTTTGTTAGGCAACACAAAAATTCATCACTTGAATCTAATATATACCGATAGATCTGGCCCTATATCTTCTTCTCCTTCATCATCAACAGTAAAAGCAGccttcaattttaaatattcttcATGTTCTCgtttttcttcttcctcttttCTAAGTTGCTCTTGTTTTGCCtatttaacaaaaatgaatattcaaaatccTAGCATGAAAATTTCATACACAATAATTGAAAACTCACTGACTGTTTAAGAAATAATATTGTAACTTAAGGGTAATACATAGCATCCATCTGCACAAGTTAGACATAAAGCCGGCTGTATAAATCATTTAACAATGACCATTCCTTCTTTCTTGAATCTTATTAAATCTATTCTtgtttaaatacataaaaaactGGCCACTTAATCAGTTCAAACTCACATctttttaaaactgttatatCAACTTTTTGTTTGTCTGGTGTTTAATTTATGGGTGTGATTCTTTCTTTTAACTTGCTGCTACCTAGCTATAGACTCATATAT
The window above is part of the Mytilus galloprovincialis chromosome 4, xbMytGall1.hap1.1, whole genome shotgun sequence genome. Proteins encoded here:
- the LOC143073017 gene encoding DDRGK domain-containing protein 1-like encodes the protein MAPVEPGVVYLCLLGVVTVTVLLVSIFCKEKKGKKDEPAAARRNIAERPPVDNVPRGARQRVRPRGRRMMNRDDDSAEGSEGEEEDMFGNTERDGKIGAKKQKKLEEKAEKKANRLAVEQEREDKKKRDALLEKQRLKEEEIQKAQDEEEAKQEQLRKEEEEKREHEEYLKLKAAFTVDDEGEEDIGPDLSSQSLLQEFIDYIKEMKVIMLEDLASHFKIKTQDAINRVQELQDEGRLTGVIDDRGKFIYITMEELESVAKYIKQHGRVSISDLAESSNRLINLNPDNSEVQIKLMSEVSG